The Deltaproteobacteria bacterium genomic interval CGACTTGTATCCACTCCCTTGGAAACCAGATACGCTACAGTGGAATTTGCACGACGCTGAGAAAGTTTCTGGTTATAAGCTTCACTCCCAATGGCATCGGTATGTGATTCAACTCGAATTTTCTTGATTTGAGGATTGGACTTCAACACGGAAGCCACATCGTCAAGAATAGCCATCGATTCTTTTTTGATATCCGACTTGTCAAAGTTGAAATAGATCACCTTATCGATCACGATTTTTTTGATTTCTTTTTTGACAGGAGGGGGAGGCGCTTCTTCGCTATTATGATGGGTATAATTCAAACCCAGGAAAGTCCTAAAATCCGGCGTTCCCACACCCAAGGTCAAACCAGCACCGCCACCCACAGTGACATCCAAATTAGGAGTGGCATGAATCCGAACAGCTCCACCTACTTCAGCGGGGGTTTGAACTTCACTTGAATACAGGTTTTTTACAACCCCCTCTACTTGGCCTTCGGCAATTAAGGAGATTTTATCATGCACTCTCCAGCTCACCCCTAAACCAGCACTTAAGCTATCATTGATGTCAGCCCCACGAATAATCACTTCGTCTTTTACGCGATACCCTACATTCAAACCAATCTTTACCTTTTCATGGGGATCAAAGTCTAAGGCAATCTTTCCACCCCCCGTTACAGTTCCCTGACCAAGAAAGGTCGTAGACTTTCCGGTTGGGAAAGCAACAAAGGGAATTACGGCTAGTTTTACATATTGACTCTTTAGTAAACGGAATTTGAAATCGAGAGCCACATCCCCCAGGTAGAAAGAAGATTCATCCAGGCTGCGCGCCACTGTAGAGGTTAATCCCAGGTAGTTGTAGTATCCCACAGGGACACGCGCCCCAACAGTGAACCAATTGGTAAAACTATAACTGCCCCCAATATCTATAAACACGGTATCGTCCAGCACCCCTGCACTACGGGTCCCCCCTGTGGTTCCGAGCTCCAAAGGATGATGGGCCCAATCGATATAAAATCCTGTATTCCACTCACCAGCAGGACGCAATTCAGCATCATAAAGAGTTATAAATTTGGACGAATCTACTGCGGGCTTGAAGTTGATGGCAT includes:
- a CDS encoding OmpA family protein; this encodes MKHKNKLKVFALAILMSVSSVAKAELVSVFDAINFKPAVDSSKFITLYDAELRPAGEWNTGFYIDWAHHPLELGTTGGTRSAGVLDDTVFIDIGGSYSFTNWFTVGARVPVGYYNYLGLTSTVARSLDESSFYLGDVALDFKFRLLKSQYVKLAVIPFVAFPTGKSTTFLGQGTVTGGGKIALDFDPHEKVKIGLNVGYRVKDEVIIRGADINDSLSAGLGVSWRVHDKISLIAEGQVEGVVKNLYSSEVQTPAEVGGAVRIHATPNLDVTVGGGAGLTLGVGTPDFRTFLGLNYTHHNSEEAPPPPVKKEIKKIVIDKVIYFNFDKSDIKKESMAILDDVASVLKSNPQIKKIRVESHTDAIGSEAYNQKLSQRRANSTVAYLVSKGVDTSRLEAVGYGKTRPIADNKTEAGRAQNRRSEFNVVEQ